In Halomarina salina, one DNA window encodes the following:
- a CDS encoding replication factor C small subunit has translation MSESDAGEGEARPRGREVWIEKYRPQTLDEVFGQEHIVERLESYIAKDDLPHLLFAGPAGVGKTTCATAIAKEVYGDDWRENFLELNASDERGIDVVRDRIKNFARVSFGGYDYRIIFLDEADALTSDAQSALRRTMEQFSNNTRFILSCNYSSQIIDPIQSRCAVFRFAPLSDDAVEDQTRAIASNEGIEVTDDGIDALVYAAAGDMRKAINGLQAASTTGDTVDEEAVYAITSTARPEAVQEMVRKALDGDFTVARSQLDTLVTEEGIAGGDIIDQLHRSVWEFGLDDQEAVRVMDRIGEADYRITVGANEQVQLEALLASLALGNEE, from the coding sequence ATGAGCGAGAGCGACGCGGGCGAGGGCGAGGCGCGACCTCGCGGGCGGGAGGTCTGGATCGAGAAGTATCGCCCGCAGACCCTCGACGAGGTGTTCGGTCAGGAGCACATCGTCGAGCGACTGGAGAGCTACATCGCGAAGGACGACCTGCCCCACCTCCTGTTCGCCGGACCGGCCGGCGTCGGGAAGACCACCTGCGCGACGGCCATCGCCAAGGAGGTGTACGGCGACGACTGGCGCGAGAACTTCCTCGAACTGAACGCCTCCGACGAGCGCGGTATCGACGTGGTCCGTGACCGCATCAAGAACTTCGCCCGCGTCTCCTTCGGCGGCTACGACTACCGCATCATCTTCCTCGACGAGGCGGACGCGCTGACGAGCGACGCCCAGTCCGCGCTGCGCCGCACGATGGAGCAGTTCTCGAACAACACGCGGTTCATCCTCTCGTGTAACTACTCCAGCCAGATCATCGACCCCATCCAGTCCCGGTGTGCCGTCTTCCGGTTCGCGCCGCTGTCGGACGACGCCGTCGAGGACCAGACGCGAGCCATCGCGTCGAACGAGGGCATCGAGGTCACCGACGACGGCATCGACGCACTCGTCTACGCCGCCGCGGGCGACATGCGCAAGGCCATCAACGGCCTGCAGGCCGCCAGCACGACGGGCGACACCGTCGACGAGGAGGCGGTGTACGCCATCACCTCCACCGCGCGCCCCGAGGCCGTCCAGGAGATGGTCCGGAAGGCGCTCGACGGCGACTTCACCGTCGCCCGCTCCCAGCTCGACACGCTCGTCACCGAGGAGGGTATCGCGGGCGGCGACATCATCGACCAGTTGCACCGCTCGGTGTGGGAGTTCGGTCTGGACGACCAGGAGGCGGTCCGCGTGATGGACCGCATCGGCGAGGCGGACTACCGCATCACGGTCGGCGCGAACGAGCAGGTGCAGCTGGAGGCGCTGCTCGCGTCGCTCGCACTCGGGAACGAGGAGTAG
- a CDS encoding bactofilin family protein, giving the protein MIGRRAIRSVLVVLLVAVVVLGGMPGLAAAETRSGGSVVVGENEVVNDDLQVFAGSVVIRGTINGDVEGAAGTVRIEGTVNGDVNVGAGTVELAEGAVVDGSLNAGAGDVVIAGTVRGDANVGGDTVRLLDTAVVGGDLSYDGELVRADGAVVAGTVTATDGGVGPVDFGPLAPVFAFYGLLASLLLGAVLLLVFPRTADRVSATALAEPFRSGGTGLLTLVGIPLVLVLFAVTIIGIPITIVGALLFAVVAWVATVYGRLALGNWLLGFADVRNRWAGLLVGFLVVFAVGYVPVLGGVVDFLVLLLGLGALALVVYRAYRGRSDERASEPPVVDDDTGRPTV; this is encoded by the coding sequence ATGATTGGACGGAGAGCCATCAGGAGCGTCCTGGTCGTACTGCTCGTGGCCGTGGTCGTCCTCGGCGGGATGCCCGGCCTCGCGGCGGCGGAGACCCGGAGCGGCGGTAGCGTCGTCGTCGGTGAGAACGAGGTCGTGAACGACGACCTGCAGGTGTTCGCCGGGTCCGTGGTCATCCGTGGGACAATCAACGGTGACGTCGAAGGTGCTGCAGGCACGGTCCGCATCGAGGGGACGGTCAACGGTGACGTCAACGTGGGGGCCGGAACCGTCGAACTCGCCGAGGGTGCCGTCGTCGACGGCTCCCTGAACGCCGGCGCGGGAGACGTCGTCATCGCCGGGACGGTGCGCGGCGACGCGAACGTCGGCGGCGACACCGTCCGGTTGCTCGATACGGCGGTCGTCGGCGGCGACCTGAGCTACGACGGCGAACTCGTCCGCGCGGACGGGGCCGTCGTCGCGGGCACCGTCACCGCCACCGACGGCGGCGTCGGCCCCGTCGACTTCGGGCCGCTCGCGCCCGTCTTCGCGTTCTACGGGCTGCTCGCCTCGCTGCTGCTCGGTGCGGTGCTGCTGCTGGTGTTCCCGCGCACGGCCGACCGCGTCTCGGCGACGGCGCTCGCCGAACCGTTCCGCTCCGGTGGGACCGGCCTGCTGACGCTCGTCGGCATCCCCCTCGTACTGGTGCTGTTCGCGGTCACCATCATCGGCATCCCCATCACCATCGTCGGCGCACTCCTGTTCGCCGTCGTGGCGTGGGTGGCGACCGTCTACGGCCGCCTCGCACTCGGCAACTGGCTGCTCGGCTTCGCCGACGTGCGCAACCGCTGGGCGGGCCTCCTCGTCGGGTTCCTCGTCGTCTTCGCGGTGGGGTACGTCCCCGTCCTCGGTGGCGTCGTGGACTTCCTCGTCCTGTTGCTCGGCCTCGGCGCACTCGCGCTCGTGGTCTACCGCGCGTACCGCGGTCGCTCGGACGAACGCGCCAGCGAACCGCCGGTCGTCGACGACGACACGGGTCGGCCCACGGTCTGA